In the genome of Corvus cornix cornix isolate S_Up_H32 chromosome 7, ASM73873v5, whole genome shotgun sequence, the window CAGGTTTGCTAAAGCCATCTGCAAAGAGTCAACTAGGAAAGCGCTGGTGGAAGGCTATCACAAAACAAACTCTTGGAAGTGACTGAATAACTGCAGACACTCTCTGCAACTTTGATCCATCCTCCCAGTCAACTGTCATGGGATTTCTCTGATTTATTTACTGCAGGGTGCACTAGCGTTGTGCCATCCTCTGGGTGCACAACCAGCTCTACAAAGCACAGTTTCAGGACCACTATTTTCTGTagctgcacagctgctgtaGGTGTTGGAGATCCAGGCTGGTTCAAGGAGCTGGAAACCAACATAGATAGCTGTCTGTGGGAGTTCCCAAGACATTCAATTCTATTGTCTAGGACTGGGCAGGCTAGAGATGATTTCTGAGTTTATTTCAAAGGATGAAATGAAAGGCAACTCTATGGAGTTTCCCAGCAGTAtcttctgtgcttttctcctcctgatGTTACAGGGCCTGACTGTGCCTAAATTCTCTCATCTCCAAAGGGACAACTATCAGGTATTAGACAGCTGAGTTATGATGTGCAATTCTTAAAAGTTATGAACAACAGCTGTCACAGAGGACAAAGTACATTATGAAATAACTCAAAGGAAACAATTCTACTTTTAGTCTAATTTCATATCTACATATGGTAAGTAACAACACTTAGTCACACTGTAACAACTGCAATTACATTTAACAACTGCTGGCTAGGTCTTTTATTAAACCTGTTTGTATTCGACTGTGTTTGTGTCTCCCAACACGTAGAAGGTCAGGTTCCGCAAACCTCCACTCGCAAGAACGCCACCATTAACTCACGCTGCTTGACTCAGGAAGTCAGATGCTGTCACCTTACCAGAAGCTTCTTTGCATCAAAGAACATAATGGGGAAATCCCGTTTGCAACCCTTTTCAATTACAGTGACTATAATCAAAGTTACCGGATCTGCAAAAGTACACGTGAGCACACTGGTGATTCGCTGTGACTTTCCTTAAGCCACCACGATGCCCATCAACCCTCGCTTCCAACTGCAGAATCCCTAGTGCCCCCAGGATGTCATCCTGGGATGTGTTTGTTGAGCATGTGAAGCCGGTGCGGGCATGGCCAAAACACCCTCGCCCCGTGCCATCTGTCCCGGCCGAAGCACCCTGGCCCCGTGCCACCTGTCCCCGCTCCCTACCTGAGCGGCCGGGCGGGTCTCTGACGGGCGGCGGCGGCCTCTCGCcgggcggcgggggcagcggTCCGGAGCGGCCCCCGCCGGGCGCCGGGCACGACCCCAGCGAGATGTTCCTCTGCGGCAGCCGCGGCATCTCGTCGCcgccggcgggggcgggcgggaccgggggcggccccggcctGCTGGGGGGCAGCGGGGGCGCCGGGGCGCCGAGGGcgggccggggggcggcgggcaCGGGCGGCTTGCTGTtctgcggcggcggcggcggcagagACGCCTCCCGAGCGGCGGGCGGCCGGTGcccggcggggggcggcggcgggggcggcggctTGTCCTCCGCCGGCCGGCCCGGGGtgggcggcagcggcggccgaCCCGAGAACGGGGAcgccgcgccggggccgggctgcCGGAGGGGCCCGGCCGACCCCGCGCCCCGGCTGCCCGGGAAGGGCGGGGGCGAGGGCCCCAAGCTGGGCTGCCGGTTCAGCCCCGGTACCGGCGGCGACCCCCGGTTGTGCAGGCTGGAGGCGATGGGTCGGGGCGTGCTGGGCACCGGCGGCGGTGCCGCCTCGGGCTTCGAGCCGGCGTCGGGCCTCGGCGGCGGCACGCGGCTCCTCTGCGGGTCCGGGACGGCGGTGCGCGGCCCCGAGGGCGGCCCCGGGAAGCGCGGCGGGCCGCTCGGCGGGCAGAAGGGCTtggcggcggcggagcggcctCCGGGCGGCAGGACGGGCGGGCGGCCTCCCCCGGCGTCTGTGGACACAGGAGAGGGAGCATCAGCGCCGTCGCACCGAGTCTGCGGTTCCGAACGGGCCGCGTCCTGAGACTGCGAGCGGCCAGGGCGCCGCCACCCCTGCCTTGAGGCTCAGCCCCAACCCCGGTACCGCTGGAGAACCACTCCATAGGTGCCAGAGTAGCAGGTGACATCCTGATATTGCTTATGAGGGACGAGTTAAGAGGCCACAAAGTAACACAAGTGGTGCGGCCGTCACACAGCAAGCAATAGaacagggagggaagaaatggTGAAGAACAAGTTCTGAATACTGTCAACGTGAGAGCAAATAAATCCTagctttaaaattatgtataaCAACAGAAGTCCAGCAAAAGGCTCTTTTCAGCCCTTTCTAGTAGCTGTGATCTAAGGATCTAGTTGTGCACATCAGGAAGAAGACAGGTGGCCCTGCAGTTCAGAAGTACTGTTCTGCGATGCCAGGAGCTTTTGTATTAATACAAGTTCACAAAATAGACTGTGACACAACAAAAAATACCAGCTCTGAGAGACTGTTTTGTACACACGTGCTGAAAAATTATGTTAGGttataaaatatgtaatatttgTAACACTCTACAACTCCCATTGCATAGTCGTTCTTCAACAAGCATGAAATCCTATGTTCTTAAACTTAAAAAACTCAGTGGCCCCAGATGTCCTTCATTTAAAGGGGCATGAGGCTTCGGGCAGCTGTTTTGTCAGCCAGAAGCACACTGCCTGCTCCAGACAAGCCTCTACCTGCAGTGTGCATACCAGCCAGCTGGGAAGCCTCACCACTCCCTAAGCAGCAAATCatgctgctgtggagctgaCACAGAAGTACTTTCCATTTGGAAAGTAGATCCTTTTTCTTGGTGCACAAGAAAGAATTAGCCTGGATCCTCCTGTGTTCCCCTCTGGTCCTGTACACCAGCAGCTAAGGCAGGATGTAATCTGCCTGACTGTACTTTGCAGGTAGCAATTCAACACTACCAGGATCTTTAGTTTTCATCAATAATGAGGAGGATGGGTGGAAAGGGAGTTTTGCTTCTCCCTCATAAAACCTAATAGTAAGAATAAACCAAGATTCAatctgaaaattacatttcctaAGAGCCTACAATACTTGATGGGTTTTTCAATCCCAGCAGGTAATTTAGCGCTATGAAGGTTTAAAGCAATGtcattttttcccactgaaaattCAAGGTCTTTCTTACCAGCATCTCGACTCGCAGCAGATCTGAGCTTTGGCATTCCTGCTTGAAAAAGGCCTCCAAGGCCAGGTGGTCCACCTCCACTGAagccaccaccactgccaccaccaaAACCCCCGCCACTGCCACCGCCACCTCCTCCAAAGCCACCGCCACCACCTCCACCAGATCCTTTGGGttctgttgggaaaaaaaatcccccataTTAGTGAAGCAAGATTGATCCTGCAAAGTCACCTCTTTCATTAGAGTAATGCTTGTAGCTGGGGAAAAATGGATGAACTTTCAAAACACACAAGGTTTGGGTCATCAGAGCTACCATCATCCCACTGCCACTGCATCatggaggtggtggtggtgcagTAACTGTGGTGGTGCAGTAACCATAATAACCACAGCCTCTCTGTTTTATTAAGCCATCACTTTAGTCTGCTATAGACTGGACAGCAGAGCAAATTGCTGCAGAGAATTTGGAACTGAGCATGGATGGGACTTCTGAGAATATCATGTGGTCTTTGTTAGCATCTTAGTTGCTTATTTCCGTTTCTTCCTACTTTTGCTCTCTTATCCTTCTCCTCCACTTCCCCATAAGCAGAGACAGGGCAATCTCatgggaaaaagggaaggaaagcagagggTCCTTCCTCTTGAAGGTGTCTTTCGGGATCACTGCTGGGAATGCACAGAACTCTCTCATTATTGATGACATTGCAACATATCCACTTATTTAAACAAAGCCTAGTAGGGATGGAGATGCCATTCCAGTAGGTTCAGAAGTGCAGGGACAGGATCATTAGCTGTTAATGTTTCCAATAGGCAGGAATTATTTTAACTGCCCTCCCCCTTTCTCTCCCATTTCTCTCTAATGtcagtatttctgctgtgaCAGCTGAGTTGtcaaaagtaaaatgaaagtgTTTCCACAACTACAATACAAAGAAGAGCCCCATTCAGAGCATCACTGCAAAATGAGCAGGTGCACAGGTTGGGGTATCTTGTGGTGATCAGCTCTCAGATGCTGGGCTACATGGGCTAAGATCAGTTGCTTAATTTCTTGGAATCTTAATTTCCACAACTTTGGGTGGGTAAAAATTTCACTGACTTCAAAGTAATTAAAACCTGTGGATGAAAAGCACTTGTAAAAATTTCCCTACGAGAAAAGGAAGATTGTATCCATGGGGGAATGTTTCACATTATCCTTCTCTTTCTTAAGCATGTCAGCTCAGTTTGGCTCTGACTCAGACAGGGTGTGAACCTCTGGAGAAATGCTGTTTAGTCTTTCATCATTATTTGTTAATTCATGTAAACAAGATAATAGGCTGCATCATTTTTATCTTAATGTTTACCCCCTCCTTTAATCCCCTCCAGCTCATTACAATAACTAGAACATGTAACTTGACATTCAGAGATAATCTTTAAAAACTAGCTGGCTGATAGCAGGATtgtatctaattttttttaaaattatttttatttggtcaCACTCCTCTgggcatttctttctttcctcatcaTGTTCCTATCACAGTCCAGCCTTTAATTTCATGGCCAAACCTAGACTGAAGTATATCACATTTGCTACTCTGTCTGTAGAAGAGTCTTTTCTCCTTAGGTAATGAATGCTGTTCCTCTGTCAGCACAGGCCTATGTT includes:
- the WIPF1 gene encoding WAS/WASL-interacting protein family member 1 yields the protein MPVPPPPAPPPPPTLALANTEKPSLSRSEQAGRNALLSDITKGKKLKKTVTNDRSAPILDKPKGSGGGGGGGFGGGGGGSGGGFGGGSGGGFSGGGPPGLGGLFQAGMPKLRSAASRDADAGGGRPPVLPPGGRSAAAKPFCPPSGPPRFPGPPSGPRTAVPDPQRSRVPPPRPDAGSKPEAAPPPVPSTPRPIASSLHNRGSPPVPGLNRQPSLGPSPPPFPGSRGAGSAGPLRQPGPGAASPFSGRPPLPPTPGRPAEDKPPPPPPPPAGHRPPAAREASLPPPPPQNSKPPVPAAPRPALGAPAPPLPPSRPGPPPVPPAPAGGDEMPRLPQRNISLGSCPAPGGGRSGPLPPPPGERPPPPVRDPPGRSGPLPPPPPISRNGSTSRALPTTPQLPSRAGLDSQRAGPRPPLPPDRPGSAAPPPPPPPSAAVRNGFQDPGDDEWESRFSFHPISDLPPPEPYVPMNRSYPSKLARNESRGGSVRKERGAPPLPPIPR